The following proteins come from a genomic window of Paenibacillus spongiae:
- a CDS encoding DUF3289 family protein, with product MMKNKAKSMLCLLLTFAMVLGGSGQAVVAKDNNQANQGQGQHKNSSEQNVKQWLSEYEFNEDTRDGVIYEKVAINELKRLLTVIKDTNAKFDSNALDGLIVEFDKTGDIKPKDMNELDRFEQLVNQYEQAIQEEYIKGVVLKSDLLLKIKHSLTVCLWGYVSKNDFNEPTEVLIADILFNFYLSDKIVNKNAIGILTDISDQTDHKGNQLKAHLNNAVKMSEKANEFLEKDLAIPASKSYENAYKQVLFGLEKAGYPFTTELFESTSDTDGDTITDGTEFLEGMNPFKEDTDGDGLKDNIEYEIKSFISPIKYDTDHNGISDADEDIDEDGLNNKDEQVYQTTLIKKDSDQDRLTDGFEVHQFDSLPNKYDTDSDGLSDGDEYALKTNPKVADSDNDEVTDSQELHKQTIRKSLIQPDKSAITSVEVSFSAKGNINKTTRITSTNKVNIKTTNLYGIIGSPVRINTQSEFDKASITFTYDEAQLGDTLEHDLGIIWYNEDEEMFESLNAVLDTNKNTISAETTQLSEYMVVDKTKWLELWSRELDYSRMHGLNKTLDSSDDSGDGGIDPKDSDGDGLSDTYETVGMKTPYGIIYSNPDMKDSDGDGLTDGQEMGPFQSFTVDIFGVTIHLEGFFPTSFPDRKDSDGDGKFDNEDLRPLYADLSDLVIYQSDRPEGYDENGNVANDMKTNDYTGDQIKDINWMFRFQLLESYFPSILFDEFEFMSTSLFSTGDMEDVVLDMIDHFEEGTGTAYRNDTLTKKASEHETTKAYVEFVKNALVDELKKNGGNLAALQFDNRTKETNEFYQKIQDDASYPTFSTPSDNINGLTITVNDTWGNTVSVKDFSVENNRFKGVMHVRLYDHFGLDRPDVEKVYVNLAGFRAWFVLQHYDEYDGKYKPFVSLMEMDIPFEGELSG from the coding sequence ATGATGAAGAATAAAGCAAAAAGTATGTTGTGTTTGTTATTGACCTTTGCAATGGTTCTCGGCGGATCTGGGCAAGCAGTGGTTGCCAAGGATAATAACCAAGCTAATCAAGGACAAGGACAACATAAGAATTCTAGCGAGCAAAATGTAAAACAGTGGTTAAGTGAATATGAATTCAATGAGGATACCAGAGATGGAGTAATCTATGAGAAGGTTGCAATAAATGAATTAAAGCGTTTGCTAACCGTCATAAAAGATACGAATGCTAAGTTTGATTCTAATGCACTAGATGGTCTGATTGTGGAATTTGATAAAACCGGAGACATAAAGCCGAAAGATATGAATGAACTGGATAGGTTTGAACAATTAGTTAACCAATATGAACAAGCAATTCAAGAGGAGTATATAAAAGGAGTGGTTCTAAAAAGTGATCTGCTCTTGAAAATCAAACATAGCTTAACAGTATGTCTATGGGGATATGTATCAAAAAACGATTTCAATGAACCAACTGAAGTATTGATTGCAGATATACTCTTTAATTTTTATTTATCGGATAAAATTGTCAATAAAAATGCTATCGGCATCTTAACGGATATCTCTGATCAAACGGATCACAAAGGAAATCAACTAAAAGCTCATTTGAATAACGCGGTGAAAATGTCTGAAAAAGCTAATGAGTTTCTAGAAAAAGATCTAGCTATCCCTGCATCGAAATCTTATGAAAATGCATATAAACAAGTGTTATTCGGACTTGAAAAAGCAGGCTATCCATTTACCACAGAATTGTTTGAATCTACCTCTGACACGGATGGTGACACGATAACAGATGGAACAGAATTCCTTGAGGGAATGAATCCATTTAAAGAGGATACAGATGGTGATGGATTAAAGGACAATATTGAATATGAAATTAAATCATTTATTTCCCCAATAAAATATGATACAGATCATAATGGCATAAGTGATGCAGATGAAGATATCGATGAAGACGGCCTGAATAATAAAGATGAGCAGGTTTATCAAACAACTCTGATTAAGAAAGATTCAGACCAAGATCGATTAACTGACGGATTTGAAGTCCATCAGTTTGATTCATTACCTAATAAGTATGATACAGATAGCGATGGGTTAAGTGATGGAGATGAATATGCTTTAAAGACAAATCCGAAGGTTGCGGACAGCGATAATGACGAGGTCACGGATTCACAAGAGCTCCATAAACAAACTATTCGTAAATCATTGATTCAGCCTGATAAATCAGCAATTACAAGTGTAGAAGTTAGTTTTAGTGCAAAGGGTAATATTAATAAAACGACTAGAATTACCAGCACAAACAAAGTCAATATAAAAACTACTAATTTATATGGTATTATTGGTTCTCCTGTAAGGATCAATACTCAATCAGAATTTGATAAAGCAAGCATTACGTTTACTTATGATGAAGCGCAGCTAGGGGACACATTGGAACATGATTTAGGCATCATTTGGTATAACGAAGATGAGGAAATGTTTGAAAGTCTTAACGCTGTGTTAGATACAAATAAGAATACAATAAGTGCGGAAACGACTCAGCTTAGTGAATATATGGTTGTTGATAAGACAAAATGGTTGGAGCTTTGGAGTAGGGAATTAGACTACTCAAGGATGCATGGTTTAAATAAAACACTGGATAGTAGCGATGATTCAGGTGATGGAGGAATAGATCCAAAAGACTCAGATGGGGATGGCTTATCTGATACTTATGAAACTGTAGGAATGAAAACACCATACGGTATCATCTACTCCAATCCTGACATGAAAGATAGTGACGGAGATGGATTAACCGATGGGCAAGAAATGGGTCCATTCCAATCATTCACGGTCGACATTTTTGGAGTTACTATTCATTTGGAAGGGTTCTTTCCAACCAGTTTTCCTGACCGAAAAGATAGTGACGGAGATGGAAAGTTTGATAATGAGGATTTGAGACCGTTGTACGCTGATTTATCCGATTTAGTCATTTATCAATCAGATCGACCGGAAGGCTATGATGAAAATGGAAATGTAGCGAATGATATGAAAACAAATGATTATACAGGAGATCAAATAAAGGACATTAACTGGATGTTCAGATTCCAATTACTTGAATCTTATTTCCCGAGTATTCTCTTTGATGAGTTTGAGTTTATGTCAACAAGTTTATTTTCTACGGGGGATATGGAAGATGTTGTTTTAGATATGATTGATCATTTTGAGGAGGGAACGGGTACAGCGTATCGCAATGATACTTTGACTAAAAAAGCGAGTGAGCATGAGACAACAAAAGCCTATGTTGAATTTGTCAAAAATGCTTTAGTTGATGAGCTAAAGAAAAATGGAGGTAATTTGGCAGCACTTCAGTTTGATAACCGTACAAAGGAAACGAATGAATTTTATCAAAAAATACAGGATGATGCTTCTTACCCGACGTTTAGCACTCCGAGTGATAATATAAATGGACTTACAATTACAGTAAATGATACTTGGGGAAATACCGTATCCGTAAAAGATTTTTCAGTAGAGAACAATCGCTTTAAAGGTGTCATGCATGTTCGTTTATATGATCATTTTGGGTTAGATCGGCCAGATGTGGAGAAGGTGTATGTGAACTTAGCAGGATTTCGTGCCTGGTTTGTCTTACAGCATTATGATGAATATGATGGGAAATATAAGCCCTTTGTTTCTTTAATGGAAATGGATATACCATTCGAGGGGGAATTGAGTGGTTAA